One Actinospica robiniae DSM 44927 genomic region harbors:
- a CDS encoding phosphotransferase enzyme family protein: METPDLTRAIAAATSIATSLDLPVTDAIVLHNSNKVALRLTPCDVFARIAPVGQEVAQFEVEVAQRLAEVGAPVCPLEPRADPIVYTRDGFVVTLWAYFEPVTPHVSPADFAAVLARLHAGMREVDVPSPRFTDRIAEAEAIVADPAVSPELADADRVFLSGRLAGLRRAIEARGAEEQLLHGEPHPGNVLNTKNGPLFIDFETCCRGPVEFDLAHVPEEVCGHYPGVDRELLDECRELVLAMVAAWRWDVGDEFPNGRWFGEELLRSLRKGSPWPSLDVVIRRFDELEEAPNVS, translated from the coding sequence GTGGAGACACCTGACCTCACGCGTGCGATCGCTGCCGCTACTTCGATCGCCACATCGCTCGACCTTCCGGTCACCGACGCGATCGTTCTGCACAACTCGAACAAGGTGGCGCTGCGGCTGACGCCGTGCGACGTCTTCGCCCGGATCGCCCCTGTGGGGCAGGAGGTTGCGCAGTTCGAAGTCGAGGTTGCTCAGCGGCTCGCCGAGGTCGGAGCACCGGTGTGTCCTTTGGAGCCTCGGGCCGATCCGATTGTGTACACGCGCGATGGCTTCGTCGTGACCCTCTGGGCCTACTTCGAACCCGTGACGCCTCACGTCTCGCCGGCCGACTTCGCTGCGGTGCTGGCGCGGCTGCACGCCGGGATGCGCGAGGTGGATGTGCCGAGCCCGCGGTTCACGGATCGGATCGCAGAGGCGGAAGCGATCGTTGCCGATCCGGCTGTCTCGCCTGAGCTCGCCGACGCGGACCGCGTGTTCCTCAGCGGCAGGCTGGCAGGCTTGCGGCGGGCGATCGAGGCCCGCGGCGCCGAGGAGCAGCTGCTGCACGGCGAGCCGCATCCGGGCAACGTGCTCAACACGAAAAATGGCCCGCTGTTCATTGACTTCGAGACGTGCTGCCGTGGACCGGTCGAGTTCGATCTCGCCCATGTTCCCGAGGAGGTCTGCGGACACTACCCGGGCGTCGACCGCGAGCTGCTCGACGAGTGTCGGGAGCTGGTTCTCGCGATGGTCGCGGCGTGGCGTTGGGACGTTGGCGACGAGTTTCCGAACGGGCGTTGGTTCGGGGAGGAGTTGCTGCGTTCGCTACGCAAGGGTTCTCCTTGGCCCTCACTCGACGTGGTGATCAGACGGTTCGATGAGCTTGAGGAAGCGCCGAACGTGTCGTAA
- a CDS encoding AMP-binding protein, with protein sequence MSFASPFPPVSIPDVSVFDYVFGPAGELAGAERTAFIDASTGERVDFRSLHDRVLAAAGALAALGIAPGAVVALHAPNSPEFGVAFHAILRAGAAVTTIPVLATAGDIARQLRASGAVALIADPAVAGAALPGAAAVGLPETRVILLGQRDATSEPGAGPARLSELSALGHLPPEVTIDPATHIAALPYSSGTTGTPKGVRLSHRNLVANLAQIERDFGVDQDEVFVAVLPFFHIYGMTVLLNLSLRLRTTLVTLPRFDLTAFLDALAEHHVTWAFIAPPIAVALAKHPIVDQYNLSELRVVFSGAAPLDGELGRAVENRLGVTMVQGYGMSEMSPVSHFIPVGATDVPCESVGFAAPNTENKLLDPVTGEEIELPEDGVSERGELCVKGPNIMLGYLNDTAATDAMIDADGFLHTGDVATVDPRGVVTIVDRIKELIKYKGYQVAPAELEALLLTHPSIADAAVIGVLDEEGEEVPKAFVVRQPSAELTAHQVVEFVAANVAPYKKVRRVEFLDAVPKSTSGKILRRELRDRERGAHA encoded by the coding sequence ATGAGCTTCGCCAGCCCGTTCCCGCCGGTGTCCATACCCGACGTCTCCGTGTTCGACTACGTCTTCGGCCCGGCGGGCGAACTGGCCGGCGCCGAGCGCACTGCGTTCATCGACGCGTCAACCGGCGAGCGCGTCGACTTCAGGAGCCTGCACGATCGCGTACTCGCGGCGGCGGGTGCGCTGGCCGCGCTCGGCATCGCGCCGGGAGCCGTGGTGGCGCTGCACGCGCCGAACAGTCCTGAGTTCGGCGTGGCGTTCCACGCGATCCTGCGCGCGGGCGCCGCCGTGACGACGATTCCCGTGCTCGCCACCGCGGGCGACATCGCCCGCCAGCTTCGCGCCAGCGGCGCGGTCGCGCTGATCGCCGACCCGGCCGTGGCCGGCGCGGCGCTCCCCGGTGCCGCGGCCGTGGGGCTGCCGGAGACGCGCGTCATTTTGTTAGGACAGCGCGATGCGACGTCCGAACCCGGCGCAGGCCCCGCACGCCTGTCCGAACTAAGCGCGCTCGGGCATCTGCCCCCGGAAGTAACCATCGATCCGGCTACGCACATCGCGGCGCTGCCGTACTCGTCCGGCACGACCGGCACACCCAAGGGCGTACGGCTGAGTCACCGCAACCTGGTCGCGAACCTCGCGCAGATCGAGCGAGACTTCGGCGTCGATCAGGACGAAGTGTTCGTGGCAGTCCTGCCGTTCTTCCACATCTACGGAATGACTGTTCTACTGAACCTGTCGCTGCGTCTGCGCACGACGCTCGTCACGCTGCCGCGCTTCGACCTCACCGCATTCCTTGACGCGCTCGCCGAGCACCACGTCACATGGGCGTTCATCGCGCCGCCGATAGCGGTGGCACTCGCCAAGCATCCGATCGTCGACCAATACAACCTATCCGAGCTCCGCGTGGTCTTCTCCGGCGCGGCACCCCTCGACGGCGAACTCGGCCGGGCGGTCGAAAACCGGCTCGGCGTGACGATGGTGCAGGGATACGGCATGAGCGAGATGAGCCCGGTATCTCACTTCATTCCCGTCGGCGCGACGGACGTGCCCTGCGAAAGCGTCGGATTTGCCGCCCCCAACACGGAGAACAAGCTGCTCGATCCAGTCACCGGCGAGGAGATCGAGCTCCCGGAAGATGGTGTGAGCGAGCGCGGCGAGCTGTGCGTGAAGGGCCCGAACATCATGCTCGGCTACCTCAACGACACCGCCGCCACCGACGCCATGATCGATGCCGACGGCTTCCTGCACACCGGCGACGTGGCGACCGTCGACCCGCGCGGCGTGGTCACGATCGTCGACCGGATCAAGGAGCTGATCAAGTACAAGGGCTACCAAGTCGCGCCGGCCGAACTCGAGGCGCTGCTGCTGACCCACCCGTCGATCGCGGACGCGGCGGTCATCGGCGTCCTCGACGAGGAGGGCGAGGAGGTGCCGAAGGCGTTCGTCGTAAGGCAGCCGAGCGCGGAGCTCACCGCGCACCAGGTCGTCGAGTTCGTGGCCGCGAACGTCGCGCCGTACAAGAAGGTGCGCCGGGTGGAGTTCCTGGACGCGGTGCCGAAGTCGACGTCTGGCAAGATTCTGCGTCGGGAGCTGCGAGACCGGGAGCGTGGTGCACACGCCTGA
- a CDS encoding IS110 family transposase — MGDQMMVWRDEQEADGRVERVAALDIAKASAVVCLRVPGAGARRVQRTWKVAALTSAINELGDLLVCQGVELVVMEATGDYWRPFFYLLESRGLRVWLVNARDVKNVPGRAKTDRLDAVWLAKLAERGMLRASFIPPRPVRELQDLTRLREVLVGERTRYRNRVEKVLEDALIKLSLEASDLFGVSGRAMLDALVSGQRSPAVIADLARGTLRNKIPALRKTLEGRFTEHHAYQLRLLLANNDRLDAQIAELDAEIERRIRDLEAGAPRPPDGMGVLERLDEIPGVGRACAQAIVAEIGLDMSAFPTPGHLASWAKLTPRAIQSGSKNTHGPTGKGNRWLKGPLGQAANSAKRGQTFLGARYRRLIRHMPKKKAQTAIARNILEIAWHLINDPALRFRDLGPDWHERHLNQARATRNHQRALENLGYTVTLTRA, encoded by the coding sequence TGCCCGGGGCCGGTGCGCGGCGGGTGCAGCGGACCTGGAAGGTGGCCGCGCTCACCTCGGCGATCAACGAGTTGGGCGACCTTCTGGTGTGTCAGGGGGTGGAGTTGGTGGTGATGGAGGCGACCGGGGATTACTGGCGGCCGTTCTTCTACCTGCTCGAGTCCCGTGGGCTGCGGGTGTGGCTGGTCAACGCCCGGGATGTGAAGAACGTGCCGGGCCGGGCCAAGACCGACCGGCTCGATGCGGTGTGGCTGGCGAAGCTGGCCGAGCGCGGGATGCTGCGCGCCTCGTTCATACCTCCCCGGCCGGTGCGGGAGTTGCAGGACCTGACCCGGTTGCGCGAGGTGCTGGTCGGTGAGCGCACCCGGTACCGCAACCGGGTGGAGAAGGTCTTGGAGGACGCGCTGATCAAGCTCTCGCTCGAGGCCTCGGACCTGTTCGGGGTCTCCGGGCGCGCGATGCTCGATGCGCTCGTGAGCGGGCAGCGCTCCCCGGCGGTGATCGCGGACCTGGCCCGGGGCACGCTGCGCAACAAGATTCCGGCGCTGCGCAAGACCCTCGAGGGCCGCTTCACCGAACACCACGCCTACCAGCTGCGCCTGCTGCTGGCCAACAACGACCGCCTGGACGCGCAGATCGCCGAGCTCGACGCCGAGATCGAGCGCAGGATCCGGGACCTCGAGGCGGGCGCCCCCCGGCCCCCGGACGGTATGGGCGTGCTCGAACGCCTCGATGAGATCCCCGGGGTCGGGCGCGCCTGCGCGCAGGCGATCGTCGCGGAGATCGGCCTGGACATGAGCGCCTTTCCCACCCCCGGCCACCTCGCCTCCTGGGCGAAGCTGACCCCGCGCGCCATCCAGTCCGGGTCGAAGAACACCCACGGCCCGACCGGGAAAGGCAACCGGTGGCTGAAAGGACCCCTCGGACAGGCCGCCAACAGCGCCAAACGCGGCCAGACCTTCCTCGGCGCCCGCTACCGCCGGCTGATCAGACATATGCCGAAGAAGAAGGCGCAGACCGCCATCGCCCGCAACATCCTCGAGATCGCCTGGCACCTGATCAACGACCCCGCCCTACGCTTCCGCGACCTCGGACCCGACTGGCACGAACGCCACCTCAACCAGGCCCGCGCCACCCGCAACCACCAACGCGCCCTGGAAAACCTCGGCTACACCGTCACCCTCACCCGGGCATAA
- a CDS encoding TIR domain-containing protein — protein MAEQTDDQRYPLNDDFGKRISALRTERGWSQQALADRIAREHPEMSIARRSTIGKIESGVRVFLRVQEAEALARVFGVGLAEFAGAASGPTAVLPATPGPLLFISYAVADRVWAEWIAHQLEEAGYRITMQGRDFVPGANFVELIDRGLTQASVVVCVLSKAYQVSEFGRREWQAVYASRTHGEGGRSRLLPVRVEDIPVDGLLASLTYVDLAHVPDQDAARSLLLAQVNDSMAGRAVPAQRPQYPGAPAAVGVAIPAQALEPDYPPEQRRNLLVQEVIKTRHPGARVFQVPGQFPHLLVSYNEGEVVEQVRIGTHVGQVDEQVLDDFATQVRDADPLTKAELVYQGPPPAEAVQEESVRRRVRLRSIDDFRGLIDLRPFVQRQTERLCADTDYAPRHYVPQRFRDLSANATTVRGDLAEHLVSELGKDVGGFTLVLGDFGAGKTFALREVAQRLSAFPELVPLYIELRSLDKAHSVEGLVSSHLANFRHRQIDLDVFQNLLRAGRIVLLFDGFDELVTRVTYDRAADHLRRLIATAEGKAKIVVASRTQHFKSAQQVLTALGEQVGLGSRRRMLSIEPFDTDQIRSYLTRHYDNDASRAQDRIDAMSRVNDLTALSVNPRMLGFIAALDDAQLKAAAIAPVLSGATLYEQVLDHWLAYEVERTSGVAGAPPGLTHQQLWRAVSVLALRLWESGESQLSMDELGEIGHSLAQLADFRLSPEQTVHAVGAGSLLVRSDDDRFGFIHGSVMEWLLAKRIADEWNAGVTEPQLLLMRPLSETALEFLCDLAGTRNALDWVSTVLDDREADSARRTNAVHLSSRLKVGTGADLRDAQLRGQDLSAMRLRSARLSGSNLDDCLLVRTDLTGADLTNARLRGAKLNDAKLTGADLTGADLSWARLVGADLTRTRIDGVDWHRSALIAVRGLEGLENRDETPLRAAAVAPGDRVEVAVGVSRTALRHGFTEGQLPRPVSFNPRGDLLAIGTAEGAVLLCDAGTGKPVRTLLGHSGPAYLVRFGSDHNTLYTGSRDGAVRTWDPDSGRERLVMGEHQDWVWPVVPNRGGTILLVGDSSGTIRLWDPRVGTVLHRLPGHSERIWTAEFHPSGDMVAVGDQSGTVRLWNPHTGKLVRELTPAEPGGSVYRVFFNSAGTLLASAHEEGKVRLWDPATGEQVVGPFEHEGRVYSLHFDRSGRYLASGDTEGQVFLRDLSTDPVRAVTLPRHRGAVYRVGFNPQGNTLATADSDGVVRLFEIPSGRLLHEIQAHRASVWPIAFHPYRNHFASSSSDGETKIWDVGSGERVHLLRGHGRTTAMARFNQNASLLAACGNDGSVRLWEPSTGQMVQQLRLEDEPFTDALFTPGFPVLAAVGQSGRVHLWGESGEYLRELFVQTKRVWSIGFSPDGDILATANDDNSVKLWYRTTNRLIHTLADHEGRVRSLDFSADGALLATGCEDGKVRIWDVATGRLLDRADLPVYSRRVYAVDWALSGGLLASASLDGNAQLWDPATQTSVLIPGAAGAKPIRTCALHPDGSLLAVSGADTNIHLWEVGAPGGPRHAAMLRGHTGVVNRLSFSRDGGMMASAADDGNVRLWTVPPIDRVHEARARSTLIGLPHGWAAVAPDGRYKAAGDIAGELWHLVGMCRFELGELDGYLDQVRQVALDAEL, from the coding sequence GTGGCGGAACAGACGGACGATCAGCGTTATCCGCTGAACGACGATTTCGGCAAGCGGATCAGCGCGTTGCGCACCGAGCGCGGCTGGTCCCAACAGGCCTTGGCCGACCGGATCGCACGTGAGCACCCGGAGATGTCCATCGCCCGGCGCAGCACGATAGGGAAGATCGAGTCCGGGGTCCGGGTCTTCCTGCGGGTGCAGGAGGCCGAGGCGCTCGCCCGCGTGTTCGGCGTCGGCCTGGCCGAGTTCGCCGGCGCCGCATCGGGCCCGACGGCCGTGCTGCCCGCCACGCCCGGGCCGCTGCTGTTCATCAGCTACGCCGTGGCCGACCGGGTCTGGGCCGAATGGATCGCGCACCAGCTGGAGGAGGCCGGCTACCGCATCACCATGCAGGGGCGCGACTTCGTGCCCGGCGCGAACTTCGTCGAGCTCATCGACCGCGGCCTGACCCAGGCCAGCGTGGTCGTGTGCGTACTGTCGAAGGCGTATCAGGTCTCCGAGTTCGGCCGGCGCGAGTGGCAGGCCGTGTACGCGAGCCGCACGCACGGCGAGGGCGGCCGCTCCCGGCTGCTGCCGGTCCGGGTCGAGGACATCCCGGTGGACGGGCTGCTCGCCTCGCTCACCTACGTCGACCTGGCGCACGTGCCGGACCAGGACGCCGCTCGCAGCCTGCTGCTGGCCCAGGTGAACGACTCCATGGCGGGTCGCGCCGTGCCCGCGCAGCGGCCGCAGTACCCCGGCGCGCCCGCGGCCGTCGGCGTGGCGATCCCGGCCCAGGCGCTCGAGCCCGACTATCCGCCGGAGCAGCGGCGCAACCTGCTGGTCCAGGAGGTCATCAAGACCCGGCATCCCGGCGCGCGGGTGTTCCAGGTGCCCGGCCAGTTCCCGCACCTGCTCGTGTCCTACAACGAGGGCGAGGTGGTCGAGCAGGTCCGCATCGGCACGCACGTGGGCCAGGTGGACGAGCAGGTCCTGGACGACTTCGCCACCCAGGTGCGTGACGCCGACCCGCTCACCAAGGCCGAGCTGGTGTATCAGGGTCCGCCGCCGGCCGAGGCGGTGCAGGAGGAGTCCGTGCGCCGCCGGGTGCGGCTGCGCAGCATCGACGACTTCCGCGGCCTGATCGACCTGCGTCCGTTCGTGCAGCGGCAGACCGAGCGGCTGTGCGCGGACACCGACTACGCGCCGCGCCACTACGTGCCCCAGCGCTTCCGCGACCTGTCCGCCAACGCCACCACCGTGCGCGGCGACCTGGCCGAGCACCTGGTCAGCGAGCTGGGCAAGGACGTCGGCGGGTTCACCCTGGTGCTCGGGGACTTCGGCGCCGGCAAGACCTTCGCCCTGCGCGAGGTGGCCCAGCGGCTCTCCGCCTTCCCCGAGCTGGTGCCGCTCTACATCGAGCTGCGCTCGCTGGACAAGGCGCACAGCGTGGAGGGCCTGGTCTCCAGCCACCTGGCGAACTTCCGGCACCGGCAGATCGACCTCGACGTCTTCCAGAACCTGCTGCGGGCCGGGCGCATCGTGCTGCTGTTCGACGGCTTCGACGAGCTGGTCACCCGGGTCACCTACGACCGCGCGGCGGACCACCTGCGCCGGCTGATCGCCACGGCCGAGGGCAAGGCCAAGATCGTGGTGGCCAGCCGCACCCAGCACTTCAAGAGCGCGCAGCAGGTGCTCACCGCGCTCGGCGAGCAGGTCGGGCTCGGCTCGCGCCGCAGGATGCTGAGCATCGAGCCCTTCGACACCGACCAGATCCGCAGCTACCTGACCCGCCACTACGACAACGACGCCTCCCGCGCGCAGGACCGGATCGACGCGATGAGCCGGGTCAACGACCTGACCGCGCTGTCGGTGAACCCGCGTATGCTCGGCTTCATCGCGGCCCTCGACGACGCGCAGCTCAAGGCCGCCGCGATCGCCCCGGTGCTGAGCGGCGCCACGCTCTACGAGCAGGTCCTCGACCACTGGCTGGCGTACGAGGTCGAACGCACCTCCGGTGTGGCCGGCGCGCCGCCCGGGCTGACGCACCAGCAGTTGTGGCGCGCGGTCTCGGTGCTGGCGCTGCGGCTGTGGGAGAGCGGGGAGTCGCAGCTGAGCATGGACGAGCTCGGCGAGATCGGGCACTCGCTGGCCCAGCTGGCCGACTTCCGGCTCTCCCCGGAGCAGACCGTGCACGCGGTCGGCGCGGGCAGCCTGCTGGTGCGCTCGGACGACGACCGGTTCGGCTTCATCCACGGCTCGGTGATGGAGTGGCTGCTGGCCAAGCGGATCGCGGACGAGTGGAACGCGGGCGTGACCGAGCCGCAGCTGCTGCTGATGCGGCCGCTCTCGGAGACGGCCCTGGAGTTCCTGTGCGATCTGGCCGGCACCCGCAACGCGCTGGACTGGGTCTCGACCGTGCTCGACGACCGGGAGGCCGACTCCGCCCGGCGCACCAACGCGGTGCACCTGAGCAGCCGGCTCAAGGTCGGCACCGGCGCGGACCTGCGCGACGCCCAGCTGCGCGGGCAGGATCTGTCCGCGATGCGGCTGCGTTCGGCCCGGCTGAGCGGGTCCAACCTCGACGACTGTCTCCTCGTGCGCACCGACCTGACCGGCGCGGACCTGACCAACGCCCGCCTGCGCGGGGCCAAGCTCAACGACGCGAAGCTCACCGGCGCGGATCTGACCGGCGCGGACCTGAGCTGGGCCAGGCTCGTCGGCGCCGATCTGACCCGCACCCGGATCGACGGCGTGGACTGGCACCGCAGCGCGCTGATCGCGGTGCGCGGGCTCGAAGGGCTGGAGAACCGGGACGAGACCCCGCTCCGGGCCGCGGCCGTCGCGCCCGGCGACCGGGTCGAGGTCGCGGTCGGCGTCTCCCGGACGGCGTTGCGGCACGGCTTCACCGAGGGCCAGCTGCCCCGGCCGGTCTCCTTCAACCCGCGCGGAGACCTGCTCGCGATCGGCACCGCCGAGGGCGCCGTCCTGCTCTGCGACGCGGGCACCGGCAAGCCCGTGCGCACCCTGCTCGGCCACTCCGGACCGGCCTATCTGGTCCGATTCGGGTCGGATCATAATACTCTTTACACCGGTTCCCGGGACGGCGCGGTGCGCACCTGGGACCCGGACAGCGGCCGTGAGCGGCTGGTGATGGGCGAGCACCAGGACTGGGTGTGGCCGGTGGTCCCGAACCGCGGCGGCACCATCCTGCTGGTCGGGGACAGCAGCGGGACGATCCGGCTGTGGGATCCCCGCGTCGGCACGGTGCTGCACCGCCTGCCCGGGCACTCCGAGCGGATCTGGACCGCGGAGTTCCACCCGTCCGGCGACATGGTGGCGGTGGGCGACCAGTCCGGAACGGTCCGGCTGTGGAACCCGCACACCGGCAAGCTGGTTCGGGAGCTGACTCCGGCCGAGCCCGGCGGCTCGGTGTACCGGGTCTTCTTCAACTCCGCGGGCACGCTGCTGGCCAGCGCGCACGAGGAGGGCAAGGTCCGGCTGTGGGACCCGGCCACCGGCGAGCAGGTCGTCGGGCCCTTCGAACACGAGGGCCGCGTCTACTCGCTGCACTTCGACCGCTCCGGGCGCTACCTGGCCAGCGGCGACACCGAGGGCCAGGTCTTCCTCAGGGATCTGAGCACCGACCCGGTGCGCGCGGTCACCCTGCCCCGGCACCGCGGCGCGGTGTACCGGGTCGGATTCAACCCGCAGGGCAACACGCTCGCCACGGCCGACTCGGACGGGGTGGTGCGGCTGTTCGAGATCCCGTCCGGCCGGCTGCTGCACGAGATCCAGGCCCACCGCGCCTCGGTCTGGCCCATCGCGTTCCACCCGTACCGCAACCACTTCGCCAGCAGCAGCAGCGACGGCGAGACCAAGATCTGGGACGTCGGCAGCGGCGAACGTGTGCACCTGCTGCGTGGCCACGGCCGCACCACGGCGATGGCGCGGTTCAATCAGAACGCGTCGTTGCTCGCGGCCTGCGGCAACGACGGCTCGGTGCGGCTGTGGGAGCCGAGCACCGGGCAGATGGTGCAGCAGTTGCGGCTGGAGGACGAGCCGTTCACGGACGCGCTCTTCACCCCCGGGTTCCCGGTGCTGGCCGCGGTCGGGCAGAGCGGCCGGGTGCACCTGTGGGGCGAGAGCGGCGAGTATCTGCGCGAGCTGTTCGTGCAGACCAAGCGGGTGTGGTCGATCGGCTTCAGCCCGGACGGCGACATCCTGGCCACGGCGAACGACGACAACTCGGTCAAGCTCTGGTACCGCACCACGAACCGGCTGATCCACACCCTGGCCGACCACGAGGGCCGGGTGCGCTCGCTCGACTTCAGCGCCGACGGCGCCCTGCTGGCCACCGGCTGCGAGGACGGCAAGGTGCGGATCTGGGACGTGGCCACCGGCCGGCTGCTCGACCGGGCCGATCTGCCGGTCTACTCCCGGCGGGTGTACGCGGTGGACTGGGCCCTGTCCGGCGGCCTGCTCGCCTCGGCCAGCCTGGACGGCAACGCCCAGCTGTGGGATCCGGCGACGCAGACCTCGGTGCTGATCCCGGGCGCGGCCGGAGCCAAGCCGATCCGCACCTGTGCGCTGCATCCGGACGGGTCGCTGCTCGCGGTGAGCGGCGCCGACACCAACATCCACCTGTGGGAGGTCGGGGCGCCGGGCGGCCCTCGGCACGCCGCGATGCTGCGCGGGCACACCGGCGTGGTCAACCGGCTCTCCTTCAGCCGGGACGGCGGGATGATGGCGAGCGCGGCCGACGACGGGAACGTGCGGCTCTGGACGGTCCCGCCGATCGACCGCGTACACGAGGCCAGGGCGCGCAGCACCCTGATCGGCCTGCCGCACGGCTGGGCGGCGGTGGCGCCGGACGGCCGGTACAAGGCCGCCGGCGACATCGCGGGCGAGCTGTGGCACCTGGTGGGCATGTGCCGGTTCGAACTCGGCGAGCTCGACGGCTACCTGGACCAGGTGCGCCAGGTGGCGCTCGACGCCGAACTCTGA
- a CDS encoding HAD domain-containing protein: MTSEKHADDQDGFSSDARSAKPILFLDVDGPLNPYAAPIEDHPDGYGTHRMRPASWAQDYPPVRLPGGQERVPTLRVWLNPAHGKALLSLPVELVWATTWEHEANEWIAPHLHLPDLPVLAWHEHDVVRWPDDGTFWKTQPVAAYAAGRPFAWFDDQIEPEDIRWCEDNYPAPTLLLPIDPAVGLRDADFDAVANWAREL, translated from the coding sequence GTGACGTCAGAGAAGCACGCGGACGACCAGGACGGGTTCAGCTCCGACGCAAGGTCGGCCAAACCGATCCTCTTCCTCGACGTCGACGGCCCGCTCAACCCCTACGCCGCCCCGATCGAGGACCACCCCGACGGCTACGGCACGCACCGGATGCGCCCGGCCTCGTGGGCGCAGGACTATCCGCCCGTGCGCCTCCCGGGCGGCCAGGAGCGGGTCCCGACGCTCCGCGTCTGGCTCAACCCGGCGCACGGCAAGGCGCTGCTGAGCCTCCCGGTCGAGCTCGTGTGGGCAACCACCTGGGAGCACGAGGCGAACGAGTGGATCGCGCCCCACCTGCACCTGCCCGACCTACCCGTGCTGGCATGGCACGAGCACGACGTCGTCCGCTGGCCCGACGACGGCACGTTCTGGAAGACGCAACCCGTCGCCGCGTACGCCGCCGGAAGGCCGTTCGCCTGGTTCGACGACCAGATCGAACCCGAAGACATCCGCTGGTGCGAGGACAACTACCCCGCACCGACGCTGCTCCTTCCGATCGACCCGGCAGTAGGCCTGCGCGACGCCGACTTCGACGCCGTCGCCAACTGGGCACGCGAGTTGTGA
- a CDS encoding metallophosphoesterase family protein has translation MTESANGGGGLYAISDLHISYPENREYVENLQPDDPADWLIVAGDVAERFLDVAWALHTLRSKYAKVIWVPGNHELWTPKSDQVQSRGEQRYRQLVELCRKLDVLTPEDPFPVWQGTSTDADGGVVIAPLFVLYDYTFRPPGTNSKEEGLAAAARAGVMATDEAMLHPDPHPSREQWCEERVAESERRLADRPEGLPTVLVNHFPLTEEPTRALRFPEFAQWCGTTRTADWHKRFDAQVVVYGHLHIPRTTHEDGVRFEEVSLGYPREWSRRGQAPKPRRILPAS, from the coding sequence ATGACCGAGAGCGCGAACGGTGGCGGCGGCCTCTACGCGATCAGCGACCTGCACATCAGCTACCCGGAGAACCGGGAGTACGTCGAGAACCTGCAGCCCGACGACCCGGCCGACTGGCTCATCGTCGCCGGCGACGTCGCCGAGCGCTTCCTCGACGTCGCCTGGGCACTGCACACCCTGCGCAGCAAGTACGCCAAGGTGATCTGGGTGCCGGGCAACCACGAGCTGTGGACCCCGAAGAGCGACCAGGTCCAGTCCCGCGGCGAGCAGCGGTACCGGCAGCTGGTGGAGCTGTGCCGCAAGCTCGACGTACTGACCCCCGAGGACCCGTTCCCGGTCTGGCAGGGTACGAGCACGGACGCGGACGGCGGCGTCGTCATCGCCCCCTTGTTCGTCCTCTACGACTACACGTTCCGTCCCCCCGGCACGAACTCGAAGGAAGAAGGCCTCGCCGCGGCGGCACGCGCCGGCGTCATGGCGACCGACGAGGCGATGCTGCACCCGGACCCGCACCCGTCGAGGGAGCAGTGGTGCGAAGAGCGCGTCGCCGAGAGCGAACGCAGACTCGCCGACCGCCCGGAAGGCCTACCGACCGTGCTGGTCAACCACTTCCCGCTGACCGAAGAACCCACCCGCGCCCTGCGCTTCCCCGAGTTCGCCCAGTGGTGCGGCACCACCAGAACAGCCGACTGGCACAAGCGCTTCGACGCGCAAGTCGTCGTCTACGGCCACCTGCACATCCCGCGTACCACGCATGAGGACGGTGTCCGGTTCGAAGAGGTCTCTCTCGGCTACCCCCGCGAGTGGAGCCGCCGCGGCCAGGCGCCGAAACCGCGGCGGATTCTTCCTGCGTCGTGA